caagttCGAGAAGGTGATTGTCCCGATCAACCTGGGTAATCACTGGTGTCTCGCGGTTAtcaattttcttaaaaaaacaatcgtttATTACGATAGTTTCGGACGAGACAACCCGAAATATCTGGCTACCCTTCGGGAATATCTGGTCGAAGAGGCGAAAAATAAAGGAGAAGGATTAATCAAAGAGGATGAGTGGATTCTGGCGACCAAAAAGGACATCCCTCGACAATCCAATGGGTACGATTGTGGGGTATTCGTCTGCATGTACGCCAAATACGagatttccaataaaaaaatggatttctcACAGC
The window above is part of the Venturia canescens isolate UGA chromosome 5, ASM1945775v1, whole genome shotgun sequence genome. Proteins encoded here:
- the LOC122411346 gene encoding sentrin-specific protease 1-like, translated to MNLIIDENSYAMNSFFFPRLHLNGYNAVKRWTKKINIFKFEKVIVPINLGNHWCLAVINFLKKTIVYYDSFGRDNPKYLATLREYLVEEAKNKGEGLIKEDEWILATKKDIPRQSNGYDCGVFVCMYAKYEISNKKMDFSQQEMPQLRKKMRRELETGKIEE